Within the Novosphingobium pentaromativorans US6-1 genome, the region GGCGCTCTGGGTCAGGATCGGCTCGAGGCTGAAGGCGCTGCCGTGGAAAGCGGACAGGTCGGTCTCGAAGTTCTTGGGCGCATAATGGAATTTGGTGACGATGCGGTCGTCGATGTCCGGGATCAGGCGGCGGCCGACCTCGTCGAGGATGCGGCGCTCCAGGATCGGGCCCACTTCGTCCCAGTCGATCGGCAGCTTGCCCATGTGGGCCACCGGGACCAGCGCGTAGAACGTGCTCTTGCCCGCCGGAGCCATCGACGGGTCGGTCACGGTCGGGTGGTGCAGGTAGATCGAGAAATCCCGAGGCAGCACGCCGTGTTCGTAGATGTCGGAGAGGAGTTCGCGGTAACGCGGCCCGAACAGGATGGTGTGGTGCGGAATGCCCGGCCACGTTCCCTCGAGCCCGAAGTGGACGACGAACAGGCTGGGCGAGTAGCGCTTGGTGGCCAGCTTCTTGGCCATGGCCGTGCCGCGCGGCGAATCGGAAAGGAGCTCGCGGTAGGTGTGCATGATGTCGCCATTTGAGGCGACCGCGTCGAAGTGCTCCTTCCAGCCGCTTTCGGTGACGACTTCGGTCGCCTGGTCGCCCACGGTAAGGACCTGCACGACCTTGTCGCCCAGCCGCACCTTGCCGCCCAGCCGCTCGAACAGCCGGGTCATGCCCTGTGCCAGCTTGTTGGTGCCGCCCCGCGTCCACCACACGCCGCCGTCCTTCTCCAGCTTGTGGATCAGGGCATAGATGGCCGAAGTGGTCATCGGGTTGCCGCCGACGAGCAGCGTGTGGAACGAAAGCGCCTGACGCAGGCGTTCGTCTTTCACATAGGCCGAAACCATCGAATAGACCGAGCGCCATGCCTGGTAGCGGGCCAGCGCCGGGGCGGCCTTGATCATGCTGGAAAAGTCGAGGAACGCCTCGTGGCCGAGCCTGACGTAGCCTTCCTGATAGACGCCCGCGGCGTAGCGCAGGAATTCCTCGTAGCCGCTCAGGTCATGGGGCGAGATACGCGCGATCTCGCGGCGCAGGGCCACTTCGTCGTTCGAGTAGTCGAATACCGTCCCGTCGGTCCAGTTGAGCCGGTAGAACGGCATGACCGGCATCAATTCGACGTCGTCGGCCATGTCGCTGCCCGAAAGGGCCCACAGTTCGCGCAGGCAGTCGGGATCGGTCACGACCGTGGGGCCGGCATCGAAGGTGAAGCCTTCGCGTTCCCAGACGTAGGCGCGCCCGCCTACCTTGTCGCGGCCTTCGACCAGCGTCGTCTCGATCCCCGCGCTCTGGAGGCGGACGGCAAGGGCAAGGCCGCCGAACCCGGCGCCGATGACGCAGGCCTTCTTCATGCTTGCGCTCCGATGCGAGGGGAAAGGTCGGCCAGTTCGCGACCGGCGCCGGCAAGGCTGGCGATCGCGGCGCCGATGGGCACCGGCGGCTTGCCGGCCAGCACGCGGACCATGTCGGCGGGCGTCGAGCGCCCGGCATAGAATCGCTCGATCAGGCTTTCGGGCAGGCCGTAGAAGCGTTCCAGCATTCGCCAGCGCTCATGCGGCCGGGCCGCGCCGAAAAGCATGCGTGTCAACATCCGGTAGAAGCGTCCTTTGCGCCAGTGCTGTGCTGCCCATGCATGACTGACCCTTCCTAGGCGCAGGCCGGAGAGATTGTCGAGTGTCGTAAGATACATGGCGAAGTCTACAGCATGGGGAATGGAATACGAAGTGAGCGGGTGGACAAGGGCGGCGCGGGCGCCGGCGCGGGCCAGGCCGGGAGCCGCCCCGCGTTCGTTTTCGCGCCAGAACGCCTCGAAACTTCCCTTTGCGATGACCGGCAGGACGCCGGTTTCCTCGTAGATGACGGTAGCCGTATCCCAGTCATTGGCAGTCGCATAGTCGGCAATGCGCGTGCGGAGCAAGGGCAGGTCGAGGTCCGGGCTGTCCGAATAATATGTGTCCTCGATGAAGACCTCGGTATCGGAAAAGGGCAGGCAGTAGACGAAGCGATAGCCGTCGAGCTGCTCTACGCGCGCGTCCATCACGATCGGCCGGTGCAGTCCGTGCGGACGGTGGAGGCGCAGGCGACGGCCCATGAACTTCTGCCAGCCGCCGGCCAGGTGCGCCATGCCCGAGGCGCCGCGTGCGTCGATGACGGCGCCTGCGGCGATGGTGCGGCCGTCTTCCAGTTCGACCGATTCGGGCGTCGCCGTGCGCACGCGCGCGCCGGTGACGATGGCCCCGGCGGGAAGTCTTGCGCGGACCGCGGCATCGAGCTTCTCGCTGGTGATGCTGTTGTACGGCGTGCCCAGATCGCGCGACCGGTTCGGAAAATGGACCGCGTAGCCTGGCCAGGCCGCAGCGATCAGAGGTTCAACGAGGAAGCCGTGATCGGCGGCTATGTCACTGGAAAAGAACGACCATACGTGATCGCCCCCCAGCCGTTCACCCTGCTCGACCAGGGCCACGCGCAAGTCCGGGCGCTTTGCGGCCATGGCCATGGCGATCAGGCTCCCGGCGAGGCCACCGCCCAGAATCGCCAGATCGCAGTCGGTCGGTGGGCTGGAAGTCTGCTTCATCGATGTCACGTTTAGGGACAGCGTGACTTTCCCGCAACTTGGCATGATTACTGCTTTGCGGCATGTTCAGGATGATGGACGATGAACTGAACGTCTGCGAAGCGACGCCGGCCGATGCCGCGGGCATAGCAGAGATCTATGCGCATTATGTGCTGGAAAGCACCGCGACCTTCGAAACCGAGCCTCCCGATGAGGCCGAGATCGCGCGTCGTCTCTCCGACATCGTCGATGCCGGCTATCCCGTTCTGGTCACCCGCGATGCGGGCGGGCGGGTGCTGGGTGTCGGCTATGCCCATCGCTACGGGCCGCGCGTGGGTTATCGCTACAGCGTGGAGACCACCATCTTCGTGCGCCCTGACAGTCTGGGCCGCGGCATCGGCGGGCGGATGCTGACCGCGCTTGTCGAGGATTGTGAAAGACGCGGGTTCCGGCAGGCGTTCGCGGTTATCGCCGCCAGCGAACCGGCTTCGGTTGTCCTTCATGCCCGGGCGGGCTATCGGCCGGTTGGAACGCTGACAGGTGCGGGCTGGAAGCATGGGCAGTGGCTCGACGTCTTCGTGATGCAGCGACAGCTTGGCGAGGGGGCGGACAGCCTCCCCGGTGAGGTCCCGCCAGAGTAGCATCGGTTTCGGATGTATTATTGACGCCCTCATGAAACATCGGGCGTAACTATGCGTTGCGAAAGCGAAATTGGAGGGAAACCCATGAATATTTCGCGAAGCCTCGCGCTTCTGGCCATGGCGGCCGCTCTACCTGCGACTCCTGCCCTTGCCGACGAGGCGCAGGACCGGGAAGCCATGACGCGGGACCGGATCACGATTGGCGTCGGCGCCATCTACGGGCCTAGCTACGACGGTTCTGACGATTATGTCGTCTCGCCCATCCCGATCGTGCAGGGCCAGGTGAAGGGCATCACCATCTCGCCGCGCCCGGCCGGTCTTGCCCTCGACGTCATTCCCGATGCGGCCGATGCCAAGATCGGCTTCGCGCTCGGCCCGGTGGCGTCGATTTCCCGCAATCGCGCCAACCAGATCAAGGATCCGGTCGTTCGCGCCGCCGGCAAGCTCGATACTGCGGTCGAACTGGGCGTCAGCGGGGGCGTTTCCGCCTATCGCCTGCTCAACCCTTACGATTCGCTCACCTTGGGCGCCGATGTGAAGTGGGACGTGGCCGGAGCCTATGGCGGCATGACCTGGGCGCCATCGATCACCTACTTGACGCCGGTGAGCAAAGCCGCGCTGGTGACCCTGGCGCTTAGCGCCAAGCACATCGACGACGACTATGCCGACTATTACTATTCGGTCAGCCCGGCCCAGTCCAATGCGAGCGGCCTGCCGCAGTTCCAGGCGAAGGGCGGCTGGGAAAGCGTGAGCGCGACGATGCTCGTCGGCTACGATCTGTCCGGTGACTTGCGCGATGGCGGCTTCGCGCTGTTCTCGATCGCCAGCTACTCGCGCATGCTGGGCGATTCCAAGGATACGCCCTACACCTCGCTGCGCGGCGATGCCGATCAGTGGCTGGCCGGGCTGGGCGTCGCCTACAGCTTCTGACGATCAATCGGGTTCTGACGATCTATCGGCCAGGGCATCGCTGACCCGGCGGCGCAGGTCCGGCAGGACCAGCTCCTCGAACCAGGGGTTCTTCGCCATCCACAGCCTGCTGCGCCAGGCCGGGTGGGGGAGGGGAAACCGGCCCTGGGGCGCATCCCGCCAGCGCTGCACCGCCTCGGTCAGGTTGGGCGCGAAACCGCGCGGCAGATAAAGCTTCTGGGCATATTGTCCGACCAAGAGCATGAGGCGAGCCTGCGGCAATCGGGCAAGCAGGCGGTCATGCCAGAGAGGCGCGCATTCCGGGCGCGGGGGCTTGTCGCCGCCGCTGGCCTTGCCCGGATAACAGAAGCCGGAAGGCATGTGCGCGACCCATGCGGGATCGTAGAAGACATCGCGCGTCATCCCCGTCCAGTCGCGCAGGCGATCGCCGCTCTCGTCGTCCCAGGGGCGGCCGCTGGCGTGGACCTTGCTGCCCGGTGCCTGCCCGATCACCACGATGCGCGCACTTTCCCCGGCCTGCACGACAGGACGCGGCTCGTGGCCCAGCGCCTTCTCACAGACGCGGCAGGCCGCGATTTCGGACAGAAGATCTTCGAGCGCTTGCGACATTCCTTGCATGGATGGGGTTCACACTGCAGCTGCGCAATATTTTTCCCCGTCAATTTGCGGTACCCGGTCTTAACCAATGCGGCGTAGGACTCGCCGTCTGGACAGGTCAGGAAGAAAGGGAGAGGCATGATGGTCACGGTCATCCTAGGCGCCCGGCCCAGCCTTCCCGCGGGCGAGTTGCGCACGCAGCTCATGCGGGCCGCGCCCAGGTTCGGCTGGACCTGCGGCGATCATGACGATGGCAGCGCCCACTGCTCCACGTCCTTTGGGCGCGAGGTCCTGCTGATCGGCCGCAGCGCCGGTGAAGTCGTAATCGTGCCGCTGCGCCAGCTGGACGACGAGTCGATTCCCGGCGCCCCGCGACGGGGTTGTGCCATCGTGATCGGGACACCGACGAGCGAGGATCAGGCGCTGTGCGAGCAAATCGCCTGTGCCGTGGCTCTTGCCCTTGCAGGGACCGAGCCCGAGACCGCCGTCGCCCGCTTTGGCGAGGGTATGCCCTGGCTCGACGCCGAAGAAATCGCCTGCCTCGACCGGAAGGTGCATGACGGGCAAACCATCGCCGCCGCGCTCGCGGCACCGGCCACGCCGTGTCAGACGGCTTGCACGGGCGATGCGCACGCCGCAGCCGGGAGCGTCGATCTGGCCGAATTGCCATACGATGACCTTCTGCCCCACCAGCGCTCGGAGCGACTGGGTTTCGACATCGTCGGGCTGGCCGAGATCGAGGCCGGAATTGCCGAGGCCATGTCAGATGATCCGTCCGAGCACCTCGCGCGCCTGCTGGACCAGTCTCTGCCGCCTCCCTTCTTCCGCGAACTGCCCCGGCGCGATCGCCTGCCGACGATCGTCCCGCTCTTCGCTGCGCATCGTCTCGACATAGACTGGGACATGCTGGCCGAGGGCCTCGCCTCGATCGATGACGAAGGCGAGTGGCAGGTTGCTGCCCAAGGACCCGACCGTGGCCGGATCACCGGCCGCGGCTGCGCGATTTCGATATCGCATGCGCCCGCGCCTCTGCCCGCGTGGATGGTGGAGCGCGCGCTCTATCGCAGCTTCTGGTGCGAACCGGGCGAAGGACTGCGGAACTTGCGCCGTCATGCCGGACATGCCGTCATCGCCTGCGACCTCGACACCGAGGTCGGCGAGTTCGTGGACATCCGGCAAAGCGCCAAGGTCATGGCGATGGTGCTGGCCGTCGTGGCGCAAGGGGCATTGGCGCAGGAGGCCTTCTGCGGTGTCTATCTTCCGGCCCATTCGTGCGCCTACACTGCCGGGGACCTGCCTGCCCTTGTCAGTCCGCTGGCCAATGACGAAGTGCCGATGCGCCTGTTCCTCTGGACGGCGTTCCATTCGACCGAGGCGGACGCGGTATCCCTGTCCACGGCGGGAATGCTGCCTTTCGTCGGCCGCGAGGTGGAGGCCTGGAACGCGCCGGGAACTCTCGATTTCGTCGCCGAAAAGCTGAATGAGGTCATGCGCTACCTGCTGATCGAGGGCCCGGTGATCCGCCACGGCGATACCTTCGGCGACGATGTGGGCGACCTGTCGGTGCGGATCTGGCACGATGAAAGCGCGGAGCCTTCGCGCCAGAATCCGGTGCCGGTGCTGCTGATGGAACTGGCAGGCCCGCCGGTTTCGAGCGTGCCGCATCCCGACCCG harbors:
- a CDS encoding uracil-DNA glycosylase family protein, which produces MSQALEDLLSEIAACRVCEKALGHEPRPVVQAGESARIVVIGQAPGSKVHASGRPWDDESGDRLRDWTGMTRDVFYDPAWVAHMPSGFCYPGKASGGDKPPRPECAPLWHDRLLARLPQARLMLLVGQYAQKLYLPRGFAPNLTEAVQRWRDAPQGRFPLPHPAWRSRLWMAKNPWFEELVLPDLRRRVSDALADRSSEPD
- a CDS encoding DUF4261 domain-containing protein: MVTVILGARPSLPAGELRTQLMRAAPRFGWTCGDHDDGSAHCSTSFGREVLLIGRSAGEVVIVPLRQLDDESIPGAPRRGCAIVIGTPTSEDQALCEQIACAVALALAGTEPETAVARFGEGMPWLDAEEIACLDRKVHDGQTIAAALAAPATPCQTACTGDAHAAAGSVDLAELPYDDLLPHQRSERLGFDIVGLAEIEAGIAEAMSDDPSEHLARLLDQSLPPPFFRELPRRDRLPTIVPLFAAHRLDIDWDMLAEGLASIDDEGEWQVAAQGPDRGRITGRGCAISISHAPAPLPAWMVERALYRSFWCEPGEGLRNLRRHAGHAVIACDLDTEVGEFVDIRQSAKVMAMVLAVVAQGALAQEAFCGVYLPAHSCAYTAGDLPALVSPLANDEVPMRLFLWTAFHSTEADAVSLSTAGMLPFVGREVEAWNAPGTLDFVAEKLNEVMRYLLIEGPVIRHGDTFGDDVGDLSVRIWHDESAEPSRQNPVPVLLMELAGPPVSSVPHPDPVPGTWPATILHSRQPPIGFAAQRRVPGGFGRKGL
- a CDS encoding GNAT family N-acetyltransferase — protein: MDDELNVCEATPADAAGIAEIYAHYVLESTATFETEPPDEAEIARRLSDIVDAGYPVLVTRDAGGRVLGVGYAHRYGPRVGYRYSVETTIFVRPDSLGRGIGGRMLTALVEDCERRGFRQAFAVIAASEPASVVLHARAGYRPVGTLTGAGWKHGQWLDVFVMQRQLGEGADSLPGEVPPE
- a CDS encoding MipA/OmpV family protein, producing MNISRSLALLAMAAALPATPALADEAQDREAMTRDRITIGVGAIYGPSYDGSDDYVVSPIPIVQGQVKGITISPRPAGLALDVIPDAADAKIGFALGPVASISRNRANQIKDPVVRAAGKLDTAVELGVSGGVSAYRLLNPYDSLTLGADVKWDVAGAYGGMTWAPSITYLTPVSKAALVTLALSAKHIDDDYADYYYSVSPAQSNASGLPQFQAKGGWESVSATMLVGYDLSGDLRDGGFALFSIASYSRMLGDSKDTPYTSLRGDADQWLAGLGVAYSF
- a CDS encoding phytoene desaturase, coding for MKKACVIGAGFGGLALAVRLQSAGIETTLVEGRDKVGGRAYVWEREGFTFDAGPTVVTDPDCLRELWALSGSDMADDVELMPVMPFYRLNWTDGTVFDYSNDEVALRREIARISPHDLSGYEEFLRYAAGVYQEGYVRLGHEAFLDFSSMIKAAPALARYQAWRSVYSMVSAYVKDERLRQALSFHTLLVGGNPMTTSAIYALIHKLEKDGGVWWTRGGTNKLAQGMTRLFERLGGKVRLGDKVVQVLTVGDQATEVVTESGWKEHFDAVASNGDIMHTYRELLSDSPRGTAMAKKLATKRYSPSLFVVHFGLEGTWPGIPHHTILFGPRYRELLSDIYEHGVLPRDFSIYLHHPTVTDPSMAPAGKSTFYALVPVAHMGKLPIDWDEVGPILERRILDEVGRRLIPDIDDRIVTKFHYAPKNFETDLSAFHGSAFSLEPILTQSAWFRGHNRDDQLKNFYLVGAGTHPGAGIPGVVGSAKATAKLMIEDLR
- the crtY gene encoding lycopene beta-cyclase CrtY → MKQTSSPPTDCDLAILGGGLAGSLIAMAMAAKRPDLRVALVEQGERLGGDHVWSFFSSDIAADHGFLVEPLIAAAWPGYAVHFPNRSRDLGTPYNSITSEKLDAAVRARLPAGAIVTGARVRTATPESVELEDGRTIAAGAVIDARGASGMAHLAGGWQKFMGRRLRLHRPHGLHRPIVMDARVEQLDGYRFVYCLPFSDTEVFIEDTYYSDSPDLDLPLLRTRIADYATANDWDTATVIYEETGVLPVIAKGSFEAFWRENERGAAPGLARAGARAALVHPLTSYSIPHAVDFAMYLTTLDNLSGLRLGRVSHAWAAQHWRKGRFYRMLTRMLFGAARPHERWRMLERFYGLPESLIERFYAGRSTPADMVRVLAGKPPVPIGAAIASLAGAGRELADLSPRIGAQA